In Clostridiales bacterium, one genomic interval encodes:
- a CDS encoding carbohydrate-binding protein: protein MLNKSKMYEQNGLFLSKQKMAVGDEITVGYKGLLLTSGAQQVYMRIGYGEMWDGCEDMPMMFSDGMFKIKFKLKKEGQLGMAFRDPAENWDNNSGQNYNFNVEKKVSKVKKAKCDIKAKKKTRK, encoded by the coding sequence ATGTTAAACAAATCTAAGATGTATGAACAAAATGGTTTATTTTTATCTAAGCAAAAGATGGCAGTGGGAGATGAAATAACAGTAGGATATAAAGGGTTGTTGTTAACAAGTGGTGCACAGCAAGTTTATATGAGAATAGGATACGGAGAGATGTGGGATGGCTGCGAGGATATGCCAATGATGTTTTCAGATGGTATGTTCAAAATAAAATTTAAATTAAAAAAAGAGGGACAGTTAGGAATGGCATTTAGAGATCCTGCAGAAAATTGGGATAATAATTCAGGACAGAATTATAATTTTAATGTAGAGAAGAAAGTTAGTAAAGTAAAGAAAGCAAAATGTGATATAAAAGCAAAAAAGAAAACTAGAAAATAA
- a CDS encoding YifB family Mg chelatase-like AAA ATPase produces MFSKVISCGIVGIDGYLIDVETDIDFREGVFDVVGLGDTAVKESRERVRSAIKNSGFEFPEGKVTINLAPANVRKEGSVLDLSIALGILIASGKVRLEAVLEYAFVGELSLNGEVKPVNGTLSMAMKCLDEGIKSIVVPMENAKEVGVVKGIEVLPIKNIKEIINHLNEVEKILPYDLELEDTFERKVSYDVDFSDVRGQPTAKRGLEIAASGGHNCLLIGSPGSGKTMLAKRLPTILPPLTFEESLEVTKIHSIAGTLKPNESLIRNRPFRSPHHTISNIALIGGGKYPKPGEISLAHYGVLFLDEVPEFSKVALEVLRQPLEDGNISISRVNGSVVYPAETTLVCAANPCKCGNYLDDKIPCTCTPRQVHQYMSKLSGPLLDRIDIQIEMNPVKYKELNDTKKEESSSEIRKRVIQTRKIQLDRYKNMKIFSNSQLNGRYLNKFCKLDDNCKILLKQAFDKLNLSARAYSRILKLSRTLADMEQSEDIKTWNIAEAIQYRSLDRKNHG; encoded by the coding sequence TTGTTTTCTAAAGTAATAAGTTGTGGAATTGTAGGAATAGATGGATATTTAATAGATGTCGAGACGGATATAGATTTTAGAGAAGGAGTATTTGATGTAGTAGGATTAGGTGATACGGCAGTAAAAGAATCAAGAGAGCGAGTAAGATCGGCAATAAAAAATTCAGGATTTGAGTTTCCAGAGGGTAAAGTGACAATAAATTTAGCTCCGGCTAATGTGAGAAAAGAGGGCTCTGTGTTAGATTTATCAATAGCACTGGGAATACTTATAGCATCGGGTAAAGTGAGGTTAGAGGCTGTTTTAGAGTATGCCTTTGTAGGAGAGTTATCATTAAATGGAGAGGTAAAGCCAGTAAACGGTACATTATCCATGGCTATGAAGTGTTTAGATGAGGGAATAAAAAGCATAGTTGTTCCGATGGAAAATGCAAAAGAGGTTGGGGTGGTAAAAGGAATTGAGGTACTTCCTATTAAAAATATAAAAGAGATAATAAATCATCTAAATGAAGTAGAAAAAATTTTACCATATGATTTAGAATTAGAGGATACATTCGAAAGAAAAGTATCATATGATGTTGATTTTTCTGATGTTAGGGGACAACCAACGGCTAAGAGGGGACTAGAAATTGCAGCGAGTGGAGGGCACAATTGCCTTTTAATTGGAAGCCCTGGTAGTGGTAAGACTATGTTAGCTAAGAGACTGCCAACTATATTGCCACCACTTACGTTTGAGGAATCGCTTGAAGTAACAAAGATACATAGTATAGCTGGTACGTTAAAGCCAAATGAATCGCTTATAAGAAATCGTCCATTTAGGAGTCCTCATCATACGATATCCAATATAGCTTTAATAGGAGGTGGAAAGTATCCAAAACCTGGGGAGATATCTCTTGCACATTATGGAGTATTGTTTTTAGATGAGGTGCCAGAGTTTAGTAAAGTGGCGTTGGAAGTATTAAGGCAACCGCTGGAGGATGGGAATATTTCGATATCCAGAGTAAATGGAAGTGTAGTTTATCCAGCTGAGACTACGTTAGTATGTGCAGCGAATCCGTGTAAGTGTGGGAACTATTTGGATGACAAAATTCCATGTACGTGTACACCAAGGCAGGTGCATCAATACATGAGTAAATTAAGTGGACCATTATTAGACAGAATAGATATACAGATTGAGATGAATCCAGTAAAGTACAAGGAACTAAACGATACAAAAAAGGAAGAAAGTTCTTCTGAAATAAGGAAAAGGGTTATACAAACAAGGAAGATACAGTTAGATAGATATAAGAATATGAAGATATTTTCAAATTCACAGCTTAATGGGCGGTATTTAAATAAGTTTTGCAAACTAGATGATAATTGCAAAATATTGCTAAAACAGGCATTTGATAAGCTAAATTTGAGTGCAAGGGCATATAGTAGAATACTTAAATTGTCTAGGACACTTGCGGATATGGAACAAAGTGAAGATATAAAGACATGGAATATAGCGGAGGCTATACAATATCGAAGTTTAGATAGAAAAAATCATGGTTAA
- a CDS encoding DUF1972 domain-containing protein, translating into MKHIFLLGKESFNFYDPFIFSIVNSLSKKSTNPYVSYHISCFVRKKRFLPTNTNKTTFFKVHVPGLGPFSYWFYDVFSIYKTFRYIKKHHITNSTIVLFSTRSGIFLPFFTYKFKLFNTSLFVYCKKDVINGWTFLVRKLWSLSEYFCVRFSDILLSSANTLTSYLKETYKRTNPLIINLPYDLSVLDNEFHSFLSQFDIKPYDYYLVIGKFSQFGGIFNILNWFSKSNTTKKLVILCQKDSPSFKKSMSLDSSQDKRILFLNISRFEHLIYHLMKYCIALIHYSLLGINKQFLNTDLDILHLIIKSPFNRNIKLSNKLYFDEKDFLDVIKKADSLTPSKPFSKLDLDNTKVLNLVKTIENLF; encoded by the coding sequence GTGAAACATATATTTTTATTAGGCAAAGAAAGTTTTAATTTTTATGATCCTTTTATATTTAGTATTGTAAACTCCTTATCCAAAAAATCTACTAATCCTTATGTTTCATACCATATATCATGCTTTGTTAGAAAAAAAAGATTCTTGCCAACAAATACAAATAAAACAACCTTTTTTAAGGTACATGTTCCAGGATTAGGACCTTTCTCATACTGGTTCTATGACGTTTTTAGTATATATAAAACTTTTAGATATATAAAAAAACATCATATAACAAATTCCACTATTGTACTTTTTTCTACTCGTAGTGGTATTTTCCTACCTTTTTTCACTTATAAATTTAAACTATTTAATACATCTTTGTTTGTATATTGCAAAAAAGATGTTATTAATGGCTGGACATTCTTAGTACGAAAACTTTGGTCCTTGTCTGAATATTTTTGCGTTAGATTTAGCGATATACTGCTATCTTCCGCTAATACATTAACTTCATATTTGAAAGAAACTTATAAAAGAACTAATCCTTTAATTATAAACTTACCCTATGATTTATCAGTCTTAGATAATGAATTTCATTCTTTTTTAAGTCAGTTTGATATTAAACCATATGATTATTATCTTGTAATTGGAAAGTTTTCTCAATTTGGTGGCATATTTAATATACTCAATTGGTTTAGTAAATCTAATACTACCAAAAAACTTGTAATACTGTGTCAAAAAGATTCTCCTTCATTTAAAAAATCAATGTCTTTAGATTCAAGTCAGGATAAAAGAATACTTTTTCTTAATATATCTCGATTTGAGCATTTAATTTATCATCTAATGAAATATTGTATAGCCCTTATACACTACAGTTTATTGGGTATAAATAAGCAATTTTTAAATACTGACCTTGATATTTTACACTTAATTATAAAAAGCCCTTTCAATCGAAATATAAAACTTTCAAATAAATTATATTTCGATGAAAAAGACTTTTTAGACGTAATTAAAAAGGCTGATTCTTTAACACCTTCTAAGCCTTTCTCTAAGCTTGATTTAGACAATACAAAAGTATTAAATCTTGTAAAAACTATAGAAAATTTGTTTTAG
- a CDS encoding YegS/Rv2252/BmrU family lipid kinase — MRKAILVYNPLSGARFIVNKLGYIFDKFQSIGVLVQPYILEFDKTHELLYTLKNEEYEFIMAAGGDGTINYVANVLMQSGLNIPLGVIPAGTCNDFATCIGVSASFDTNIDVILKGKIKHVDIGLLNKEKYFLNTYAGGAFADISFKTDNELKKNLGAFAYYIKALSEVANIRSFKLTINTDEGEIKEDAILFFITNGKNIGGFTNIVKKASITDGMMDIVVLKECSHIDLIGLFFKVLNGTIDDNPNVKIFRFKKCFISANREIVSTVDGEKGDSLPVVVEFINKGLKVFVP, encoded by the coding sequence ATGAGAAAAGCAATTCTGGTGTATAATCCATTATCTGGAGCGCGTTTTATAGTAAATAAGTTAGGGTATATTTTTGATAAATTTCAAAGTATAGGAGTGTTGGTGCAGCCGTATATATTGGAGTTTGATAAAACACACGAGTTACTTTACACATTAAAAAATGAGGAATATGAATTTATTATGGCAGCGGGCGGAGATGGTACGATAAACTACGTGGCTAATGTTTTGATGCAAAGTGGATTAAATATTCCACTAGGAGTGATTCCAGCTGGCACATGTAATGATTTTGCAACATGTATAGGAGTTTCAGCAAGTTTTGATACAAATATAGATGTGATACTAAAGGGTAAGATAAAACATGTTGACATAGGTCTTTTGAATAAGGAAAAATATTTTCTTAATACCTATGCAGGAGGGGCTTTTGCGGACATATCTTTTAAAACAGATAACGAATTAAAGAAGAATTTAGGTGCGTTTGCATATTATATAAAGGCGCTAAGTGAAGTAGCAAATATACGATCGTTTAAGCTTACAATAAACACGGATGAGGGAGAAATAAAAGAGGATGCAATTTTGTTTTTTATAACGAACGGAAAGAATATAGGTGGCTTCACTAATATAGTAAAGAAAGCAAGTATAACTGATGGGATGATGGATATTGTTGTATTAAAAGAATGTTCTCATATTGATTTGATAGGGTTATTTTTCAAGGTGTTAAATGGAACAATAGATGATAATCCTAATGTAAAAATTTTTAGGTTTAAGAAGTGTTTTATAAGCGCTAATAGGGAGATAGTATCAACCGTGGATGGGGAAAAAGGAGATTCATTACCAGTTGTTGTTGAATTTATAAATAAAGGTTTGAAGGTATTTGTTCCTTAA
- a CDS encoding DNA internalization-related competence protein ComEC/Rec2, whose protein sequence is MKFPSIVFLIFNVLGIVLGNVTSSYTICLVIELLCLLVVIFINSKNKLIYFIAILFGIYGSFITVHMKLDTSFSRYKGKNIRINANIISDKTVKNDKYCYVIKTTRVQFKQKREEIARKLLLITDKDLFEDNYTYGKEIYFVGKVKLPTNSRNIGGFNYRTYLYEKNIYGTVFVKSDLIKIGDKTKSNKMLEIGIKLRHKIFKIMDEMLAPRESALLKSMLVGDTQYLSCDMIKKIREYGLAHLLSVSGINIVYIVIIFRSILKLAKIRYRLVNSILIAILGLYVLVVGFTLSLIRATIMTVLSLMGEILFYNSETLLNLIVAALIILIINPFSFYSMGFQFSFIATLSIILFAQKIKEYLEKKPINKVLIEILSVSIAVNIGVLPLEVYYFNKLSLSSILINILISNAHSVSVFAGIIMLIVRKISYILAKPIAILIEIMLKFIFIIAKGLSSIHFLTINIVYIGITGIMVYYSIVLSIFMYKKSDKAKIFFNKYRNIIAGIIMIIILLYNFAPRDFKINFMDVGQGDCILIKTNHNKNILIDGGENINASEIIKNKVTNIDVMIATHGHMDHIGGLINVVNSVDVNKLIIPDTNYRGDMDKLISQIDTRKTHIYKCKSRDNIIIDKDTIIEFLNPDINRELEGENDNSLVFKVKYKDKNFLFTSDITKDCEEKMVSNKLNLRADILKVAHHGSEYSTSEEFVRRVNPKIAVISVGEDNRFNHPSKVVLERLKNNNIEVFRTDECGQIIIATNGKRIRIFRKIINFCR, encoded by the coding sequence TTGAAGTTTCCAAGTATAGTATTTTTGATTTTTAATGTATTAGGAATAGTTTTAGGAAACGTAACATCAAGTTATACTATATGCTTAGTTATAGAATTGTTATGTTTGTTAGTTGTAATTTTTATAAATAGCAAGAATAAATTAATATATTTTATTGCTATTTTATTCGGTATTTATGGTAGTTTTATAACAGTACATATGAAATTGGACACAAGTTTTTCACGATACAAAGGGAAAAATATCAGAATAAATGCGAATATTATATCAGATAAAACAGTGAAAAACGATAAGTATTGTTATGTTATAAAAACAACAAGAGTACAATTTAAACAAAAAAGAGAAGAAATAGCGAGAAAATTGTTATTAATAACAGATAAAGATTTATTTGAAGATAATTATACATACGGTAAAGAGATATATTTTGTAGGAAAAGTTAAATTACCAACTAACAGTAGAAATATTGGGGGATTTAATTACAGGACATATTTATATGAGAAGAATATATATGGAACAGTTTTTGTAAAGAGTGATCTTATAAAAATTGGAGACAAGACAAAAAGTAATAAGATGTTAGAGATAGGAATTAAGCTACGACATAAAATATTTAAAATTATGGATGAGATGTTGGCGCCGAGGGAATCAGCTTTATTAAAAAGCATGTTGGTAGGGGATACGCAATATTTATCTTGTGATATGATTAAAAAAATTAGAGAATACGGCTTAGCTCATTTACTTAGCGTATCTGGCATTAATATAGTGTATATAGTAATAATATTTAGAAGTATATTAAAATTAGCCAAGATTAGATACAGATTAGTTAACTCAATATTAATTGCAATACTTGGCTTATATGTGCTAGTAGTTGGTTTTACTCTATCCTTAATAAGGGCTACTATAATGACGGTTTTAAGTTTAATGGGAGAGATATTATTTTATAACTCTGAAACCTTGTTAAATTTAATTGTTGCAGCATTGATAATATTGATTATAAATCCATTTTCATTTTACAGTATGGGTTTTCAGTTTAGTTTTATTGCCACGTTGTCTATAATTTTATTTGCACAAAAAATAAAGGAGTATTTAGAAAAGAAGCCTATTAACAAAGTATTGATAGAGATATTGTCAGTTAGTATTGCAGTAAATATAGGTGTTTTGCCTCTAGAAGTTTACTATTTTAATAAACTTTCCTTAAGTTCTATATTAATAAATATATTAATATCTAATGCGCATAGTGTTAGTGTTTTTGCTGGAATAATTATGCTTATTGTAAGAAAAATAAGTTATATTTTAGCTAAACCTATAGCTATTTTGATAGAGATAATGCTTAAGTTTATTTTTATAATAGCAAAAGGGCTATCTAGCATACATTTTTTAACAATAAATATAGTATATATAGGGATTACAGGTATTATGGTGTACTATAGTATCGTTTTAAGTATTTTTATGTACAAAAAATCTGATAAAGCAAAAATTTTTTTCAACAAATATAGGAACATTATAGCAGGGATAATAATGATTATAATACTTTTGTATAATTTTGCACCCAGAGATTTCAAAATAAACTTTATGGATGTAGGACAAGGAGACTGTATTTTAATAAAAACAAACCATAATAAAAATATTTTAATAGATGGAGGAGAAAACATAAATGCTTCAGAAATTATAAAAAATAAAGTGACTAATATAGATGTTATGATAGCGACTCATGGTCATATGGATCATATAGGAGGATTAATAAATGTTGTAAATAGTGTAGATGTTAACAAATTAATTATACCTGATACAAATTACAGAGGAGATATGGATAAGTTAATATCACAAATAGATACACGAAAAACGCATATATATAAATGTAAAAGCCGAGATAATATTATTATTGATAAAGATACAATAATTGAGTTTTTGAATCCAGATATAAATAGAGAATTAGAGGGAGAAAATGATAATTCGTTAGTATTTAAGGTGAAATATAAGGATAAAAATTTTTTGTTTACGTCTGATATAACCAAAGATTGTGAAGAAAAAATGGTGAGTAATAAGTTAAATTTAAGAGCAGATATTTTAAAGGTTGCGCATCATGGGTCAGAATACTCAACGAGTGAGGAATTTGTAAGAAGAGTAAATCCCAAAATTGCAGTTATTAGCGTAGGGGAAGATAACAGATTTAATCATCCATCAAAAGTAGTTTTAGAAAGATTAAAGAATAATAATATAGAGGTATTTAGAACTGACGAATGTGGTCAGATAATTATTGCTACCAACGGGAAAAGAATAAGAATTTTTAGAAAAATTATAAATTTTTGCCGATAG
- a CDS encoding F0F1 ATP synthase subunit A, translating to MEEKIQEALVTREIFRFSIGRLNIVVTESMITMWIVMVALVIIAYIFSRNLKTIPDKKQNLVEMAIEFIGNMCKKTMGHYWKYFVPYIGTLAIFLSLSNMISIFNVIPTSKDLYNITHLEVFNKIPSYSITPPTRDINVAAGCALMTIVTIIFSTIYFKGFRGWIKTLCKPVAVMLPINILELAIKPMSLCLRLFGNILGAFIAMEITYSMLPILAPVIMSAYFDLFDGILQAYIFVFLSTIYIGDALED from the coding sequence ATGGAAGAAAAGATACAAGAAGCGCTAGTTACACGTGAAATATTTAGATTTTCTATAGGAAGACTAAATATTGTTGTGACAGAGTCAATGATCACAATGTGGATTGTTATGGTTGCACTGGTTATAATAGCGTATATTTTTTCTAGGAATCTTAAGACTATCCCTGATAAGAAACAGAATTTAGTTGAAATGGCTATAGAATTTATTGGGAATATGTGTAAAAAAACGATGGGACATTATTGGAAATATTTTGTTCCATATATAGGTACATTGGCGATATTCTTGAGTTTATCTAATATGATATCAATATTTAATGTGATACCTACAAGTAAGGACTTATATAATATTACGCACTTAGAAGTTTTTAATAAGATACCTAGTTATTCTATTACCCCGCCAACAAGAGATATAAATGTTGCAGCGGGATGTGCATTGATGACTATAGTGACAATCATTTTTTCTACTATCTATTTTAAGGGATTTAGAGGATGGATAAAAACATTGTGTAAGCCAGTAGCAGTTATGTTACCTATAAATATATTAGAGCTAGCAATAAAACCAATGTCGTTGTGCTTAAGATTATTTGGTAATATATTGGGTGCATTTATAGCGATGGAGATAACATATTCAATGCTACCGATATTGGCTCCTGTTATCATGAGTGCATATTTTGACTTATTTGACGGGATATTGCAAGCATATATATTTGTATTTTTATCGACTATATATATAGGAGATGCATTGGAAGATTAA
- a CDS encoding glycosyltransferase family 2 protein: MNLSINEISSIIGFILQVLLWIVFIYYFIVSAFGWLKRGEVPATEFPVKNRFAILIAAHNEERVIASAVRSLNDIDYPKDMYDIYVIADNCDDKTAEIAREVGAQVYERVDSVKKGKGYSLEWMFNNLLAMEVEYDAVCILDADNLVSKNFFLEMNKRLCQGHKVIQGYLDSKNPEDSWISANYSIAYWISNRLFQLPRYYLGLNCALGGTGFVMRMDVLKEIGWGAICLTEDLEFSLKLIQKNMKVAWSHEAVVYDEKPLRLVQSCRQRKRWMQGHCDCASRYLKALLIKGIKERDMVAIDASLYLIQPFVIVISTVNAFVRGIIGLCCLDIATFSGKDVLLFLVLVLVVTYVNILFVAVEGKFSPKVGVYSLLLPIYSLTWVPIIIAGFINRRKKEWAHTEHTRNLEINDMHGLEKAG, translated from the coding sequence ATGAATTTATCTATTAATGAAATTAGTTCAATAATTGGTTTTATTTTGCAAGTCTTGTTGTGGATAGTATTTATATATTATTTTATTGTATCAGCGTTTGGTTGGCTAAAAAGAGGGGAAGTGCCAGCAACGGAGTTTCCTGTGAAGAATAGGTTTGCAATATTAATAGCAGCGCACAATGAAGAAAGGGTCATAGCTAGTGCTGTAAGAAGTTTAAATGACATAGATTATCCCAAGGACATGTATGATATATATGTTATAGCGGATAATTGTGATGACAAAACGGCCGAAATAGCGAGAGAGGTTGGTGCTCAAGTTTATGAAAGAGTTGATAGTGTAAAAAAAGGAAAAGGATACTCGCTGGAATGGATGTTTAACAATCTATTGGCCATGGAAGTAGAATATGATGCTGTTTGTATACTTGACGCAGATAATTTGGTTTCTAAGAATTTCTTCTTAGAGATGAATAAAAGGTTGTGTCAGGGGCATAAAGTAATACAAGGATATTTAGATAGTAAAAATCCGGAGGATTCATGGATATCAGCTAATTATTCTATAGCATATTGGATAAGTAATAGATTGTTTCAGTTGCCAAGGTATTATTTAGGCCTAAACTGTGCATTAGGTGGTACAGGTTTTGTTATGAGAATGGATGTTTTAAAAGAGATAGGCTGGGGAGCAATTTGTCTTACAGAAGACTTAGAGTTTTCGCTAAAGTTGATACAAAAGAATATGAAGGTTGCGTGGTCACATGAGGCAGTAGTTTATGATGAAAAGCCGCTTAGGCTTGTGCAATCGTGTAGACAGAGAAAAAGATGGATGCAAGGGCATTGTGATTGTGCAAGTAGATATTTAAAAGCACTACTTATCAAAGGGATAAAGGAAAGAGATATGGTTGCGATAGATGCTTCGTTGTATTTGATACAACCATTTGTGATTGTTATAAGTACGGTAAATGCGTTTGTAAGGGGTATAATAGGTTTATGTTGTTTAGACATAGCTACTTTTAGTGGAAAAGATGTGCTTTTGTTTTTGGTATTGGTTTTAGTAGTGACGTACGTTAATATATTATTTGTGGCAGTAGAAGGGAAATTTTCACCTAAAGTAGGAGTATATTCTTTGTTATTGCCGATATATAGCTTGACGTGGGTTCCTATAATAATAGCAGGTTTTATAAATAGACGTAAGAAAGAATGGGCACATACAGAGCACACTAGAAATTTGGAGATAAATGATATGCATGGACTGGAAAAAGCAGGTTAA
- a CDS encoding RsmB/NOP family class I SAM-dependent RNA methyltransferase — protein sequence MKLPQDFKEKMKNILGDEYDDFIKSLDQDRFYGLRVNTLKISVEDFLKISPFELTPIKWTEDGFYYNKNESPGKDPYYYVGLYYIQEPSAMLPGNIIDAREGERILDLCAAPGGKSVQILAGLKGKGLLVSNDISPKRVKALIKNVELVGAKNVVVTNDTPENLAQCFYEYFDKILVDAPCSGEGMFRKDSDAIRSYNKFKNEECSKMQINILKEAHKMLRKGGRLVYSTCTFDPLENEITIDKFTNEYKEYRILKIDRVDGIDKAKKEFYHGDQEIENAVRLWPHKLKGEGHFVAMLQKGEDELGGNNCKEDDIKYINLDKKHIEAFRDFQKENLNIELKGIFKREGNSLYMVPKGLPSMDNIKVVKYGWYLGDFRNYKFEPSNSLIISLNSDDIKNTISLPYNSCELIRYLKGETLIRREKDNGYVGMLLDGFTLGWAKQQDYILKNLYPKGWRKIN from the coding sequence ATGAAGTTACCACAAGATTTTAAAGAAAAGATGAAAAATATTTTAGGGGATGAATATGATGATTTTATAAAATCCCTTGATCAAGATAGATTTTATGGGCTAAGAGTAAATACACTGAAGATATCGGTGGAAGATTTTTTAAAGATATCGCCATTTGAGTTAACGCCAATAAAGTGGACCGAGGATGGATTTTATTATAATAAAAACGAATCGCCAGGAAAGGATCCATATTATTATGTGGGATTATATTATATACAAGAGCCTAGTGCGATGCTTCCGGGGAATATTATAGATGCAAGAGAGGGAGAGAGGATATTAGATCTTTGTGCAGCGCCAGGAGGAAAGAGTGTGCAAATATTGGCGGGACTAAAGGGGAAGGGACTGTTAGTATCGAATGATATTAGCCCTAAAAGAGTTAAGGCATTAATTAAAAATGTGGAGTTGGTTGGCGCTAAAAATGTGGTAGTAACTAATGATACGCCAGAAAATTTAGCCCAATGTTTTTATGAGTATTTTGATAAGATATTAGTTGATGCACCATGTTCAGGAGAAGGAATGTTTAGAAAAGATAGTGATGCAATTAGAAGCTATAATAAATTTAAAAATGAAGAATGTAGTAAAATGCAAATTAACATACTTAAAGAGGCACATAAAATGTTACGAAAAGGGGGGAGGCTGGTATATTCCACGTGTACTTTTGATCCTTTAGAGAATGAAATTACAATAGATAAATTTACAAATGAATATAAAGAGTATAGAATATTAAAAATAGATAGGGTAGATGGCATAGATAAGGCGAAGAAAGAATTTTACCATGGAGATCAGGAAATAGAGAATGCAGTTAGATTATGGCCACATAAATTAAAAGGAGAAGGACATTTTGTAGCCATGCTGCAAAAAGGAGAAGATGAATTAGGTGGTAATAATTGTAAAGAAGATGATATAAAATATATAAATTTAGATAAAAAACATATAGAAGCGTTTAGGGATTTTCAGAAAGAGAACCTTAATATAGAATTAAAGGGGATATTCAAAAGAGAGGGAAATAGCTTATATATGGTGCCAAAAGGTTTGCCTAGTATGGATAATATTAAAGTTGTGAAGTATGGATGGTATTTGGGGGATTTTAGAAATTATAAATTTGAGCCATCGAATTCATTAATAATTTCTCTTAATTCTGACGACATAAAAAATACGATATCGTTACCATATAATTCTTGTGAGTTAATAAGGTACTTAAAGGGAGAGACATTAATAAGAAGGGAAAAAGATAATGGCTACGTGGGTATGCTTTTAGATGGATTTACTTTAGGCTGGGCAAAACAACAAGATTACATTTTGAAGAATCTTTATCCTAAAGGATGGAGGAAAATAAATTAA
- the nrdR gene encoding transcriptional regulator NrdR — MRCPYCSHIEDKVIDSRPNEDSSSIRRRRECLKCHKRFTTYEKIENIPLMVIKKDKTREEFDANKMLSGLLRACEKRPVSVSTLENLVYDIENQILTSLTKEIDSCTLGEIVMDKLKDIDDVAYVRFASVYRQFKNINAFIEELQKLLKK; from the coding sequence ATGAGATGCCCATATTGTTCACATATAGAAGATAAAGTAATCGACTCTAGACCTAATGAAGACTCTTCTTCAATTAGGCGGAGACGTGAGTGCCTTAAATGTCACAAGCGATTTACTACTTATGAAAAGATAGAAAATATTCCTCTAATGGTAATAAAAAAAGACAAGACTCGCGAGGAATTTGACGCAAACAAAATGCTTAGTGGCTTACTTCGAGCCTGCGAAAAACGTCCTGTGTCTGTTTCAACTTTAGAAAATCTAGTTTATGATATAGAAAATCAAATTTTAACATCATTGACAAAGGAAATTGATTCTTGTACTCTAGGTGAGATTGTGATGGATAAACTAAAAGATATAGATGATGTGGCATATGTACGTTTTGCTTCTGTTTATAGACAGTTTAAAAACATAAATGCCTTTATAGAAGAGTTACAAAAATTACTAAAAAAATAG